One region of Acropora muricata isolate sample 2 unplaced genomic scaffold, ASM3666990v1 scaffold_756, whole genome shotgun sequence genomic DNA includes:
- the LOC136908225 gene encoding uncharacterized protein: MYDSKIDILLINETKLDSTIHDSDVYIPGFEIVRKDRRVNGRKGGGVCIYLRTNLNYRIRDDLNNDNLECLIVEISKPRSSAFLVGTWYRPPNSPPERFNEFEIVIDKIDAENKELFILGDVNCNLLPEAFAYNSSYLTSIFDIYGLSQLITEPTRVTPTSKTLIDLCITNSPEKVTNSGVIHLGISDHSLVFMTRKVHYNRNCPRTIEMRQFKHFQKSNFLSDLEQMPWSNVDLCSDPNDMWQEWKQMFVNCMDKHAPRKLKRISKKRAPWITRGLLHKMHKRDLIKKKAISSNDHVMWEQFKCARNQANNAIKHAKKRYFSDNLEASKGNPRKTWNLINELSSRNTSKSSNILEIEVDNRTISTSGDMAEAFNEHFTNIAQVLAQEVPVAEVNPDFYLSYTDKAFCLNTPSLDVVFNLLRKIDEKKATGLDMIPSKLLKMAASIVAPSLTAIFTKSILTGIYLTE, encoded by the coding sequence ATGTACGACTCTAAAATTGATATTCTGTTAATTAACGAGACTAAATTAGACTCAACCATTCATGACAGCGATGTTTACATACCTGGCTTCGAAATAGTTAGAAAAGACCGTAGAGTAAATGGAAGGAAAGGGGGTGGAGTTTGTATCTATTTGCGTACAAATCTTAACTATCGAATACGTGACGATTTAAACAATGATAACCTCGAATGCCTTATTGTCGAAATTAGTAAGCCACGAAGTTCAGCATTCCTGGTCGGCACCTGGTATCGACCTCCAAACTCTCCGCCTGAACGTTTCAATGAGTTTGAGATTGTAATTGACAAAATTGACGCTGAAAATAAGGAGCTATTTATACTTGGTGATGTTAACTGCAATTTGTTGCCAGAGGCTTTTGCTTATAATTCCTCGTATCTAACAAGCATTTTTGACATTTATGGTCTTAGTCAGTTAATCACCGAACCCACACGCGTCACTCCCACCTCTAAGACACTCATTGATTTATGTATCACCAACTCCCCAGAGAAAGTTACAAATTCAGGTGTCATTCACCTTGGGATCAGTGATCATTCTCTTGTGTTTATGACGCGCAAAGTCCATTATAACCGTAATTGCCCCCGAACAATCGAAATGCGGCAATTTAAACACTTtcaaaaaagcaatttcttaaGTGATCTTGAACAAATGCCATGGTCGAATGTTGATTTGTGTTCTGATCCAAATGACATGTGGCAAGAATGGAAACAAATGTTTGTAAACTGTATGGACAAACACGCACCACGCAAACTAAAAAGAATTAGCAAAAAGCGGGCCCCATGGATCACAAGAGGGTTATTGCATAAGATGCATAAAAGagatttaattaaaaagaaagcaatttcttcgAACGATCATGTCATGTGGGAGCAATTTAAATGTGCTAGAAACCAAGCAAATAATGCAATTAAACACGCAAAGAAACGCTACTTTTCTGATAACTTGGAAGCTAGCAAAGGTAACCCGCGCAAAACATGGAATCTCATTAACGAGTTAAGCTCACGTAACACTAGTAAGTCGTCCAATATTTTAGAAATCGAAGTTGATAATAGAACAATAAGCACTTCCGGCGACATGGCGGAAGCTTTTAATGAACACTTCACAAATATTGCGCAAGTACTAGCCCAAGAGGTTCCTGTTGCAGAAGTAAATCCCGACTTTTACCTTTCATACACTGATAAAGCATTCTGTCTAAATACTCCTAGTCTCGATGTTGTTTTTAACCTATTgaggaaaattgatgaaaagaaaGCCACTGGCCTCGATATGATCCCAAGTAAGTTGTTAAAAATGGCTGCTAGTATTGTTGCTCCTTCGCTTACCGCCATATTCACAAAGTCAATTCTCACAGGGATTTATCTAACAGAATGA
- the LOC136908226 gene encoding uncharacterized protein, with protein sequence MVPGSRSLGRRCLFFLLEEIQTLYFPSFQFVRQSPNEAQGGGSPRCSSHSTLVANSTLVPTASPIIGPASYSSTPVGRAPNSASGGFSSCIRDNLQVRGISPRAASYVLRSWRPGTEKQYLAAWKCFCCWCDRKQINLLQADLGTVCDFLTEQFEDSKKSYSTVNSYGSALSSMLLPVDGYSVGEHPIIARLLKGMFHIRPPEPRYSFAWDVNVLLTFLESRFPLSISELTQLTLKTAALLALVSAQKSQTLSALSMDFINSTATGTQFVVNSLLKSSRPGKSSLMVSLPAFPENEKLCAHSTLLHYVARTASIRQSLNSSQVFVSYGEPYNVVSSATLARWLKAVLSLAGIDTSIFKGHSFRGASTSKAVSLGVPLDVILKAADWKNADTFAKFYQRETYSVGQFAQAVLTL encoded by the coding sequence ATGGTGCCCGGATCCAGGAGCCTGGGCCGTAGAtgccttttctttttgctgGAGGAAATTCAAACCTTATATTTTCCCTCCTTTCAGTTTGTTAGGCAGAGTCCTAACGAAGCTCAAGGTGGAGGAAGTCCCAGATGCTCTAGTCATAGCACCTTGGTGGCCAACAGCACATTGGTACCCACCGCTTCTCCAATTATTGGTCCAGCGTCCTATTCTTCTACCCCAGTGGGACGAGCTCCTAACTCTGCCTCAGGAGGATTTTCTTCATGTATCCGGGATAACCTACAGGTCAGAGGAATTTCTCCAAGGGCAGCCAGCTATGTGCTCAGGTCATGGCGTCCAGGGACAGAAAAGCAGTACTTAGCGGCttggaaatgtttttgttgctggTGTGATAGGAAACAGATAAATCTTCTTCAAGCAGATCTAGGGACAGTTTGCGATTTTCTCACAGAACAATTTGAGGACTCTAAAAAGTCATACAGTACAGTTAATTCTTACGGATCTGCGCTATCCTCTATGTTATTACCTGTAGATGGATATTCTGTGGGCGAGCATCCTATTATTGCTCGCTTACTTAAGGGGATGTTCCATATCCGTCCCCCTGAGCCAAGGTATAGTTTTGCCTGGGATGTTAAtgttttgttgacttttttaGAGTCAAGGTTTCCTCTGTCAATCTCAGAACTTACGCAGTTAACACTTAAAACAGCCGCTTTATTGGCCCTAGTTTCGGCTCAAAAAAGCCAAACGTTGTCGGCATTGAGTATGGATTTTATCAATTCAACTGCCACTGGTACCCAATTTGTAGTTAATAGCCTCTTGAAGTCATCCAGACCTGGGAAGTCTTCTTTGATGGTTTCATTGCCAGCTTTTCCCGAGAATGAAAAGCTTTGTGCTCATTCGACTTTGTTACATTATGTTGCTAGGACTGCAAGCATAAGACAGTCACTTAACTCTTCACAAGTTTTTGTTTCGTATGGTGAGCCGTACAACGTAGTTTCATCTGCAACTCTCGCAAGATGGCTTAAAGCTGTTTTGTCGTTAGCTGGAATTGATACTAGTATTTTTAAGGGTCACAGTTTCAGAGGAGCTTCGACTTCGAAGGCAGTCAGTTTGGGAGTACCCTTAGATGTCATTTTGAAGGCAGCTGACTGGAAAAACGCTGACACTTTTGCCAAGTTCTATCAAAGAGAAACATATTCTGTTGGCCAATTTGCCCAGGCTGTTCTCACACTGTAG